The following coding sequences lie in one Clupea harengus chromosome 23, Ch_v2.0.2, whole genome shotgun sequence genomic window:
- the msrb1b gene encoding methionine-R-sulfoxide reductase B1b has product MSFCSFFGKEYYKDHFKTGIYACSQCAHPLFNSRSKYAHSSPWPAFTETIREDSVTKHMESLTAFKVLCGKCGNGLGHEFVGDGPEDGASRFUIFSHSLKFVPKDKVDGQ; this is encoded by the exons ATgtctttttgctctttttttggCAAAGAATATTACAAGGACCATTTCAAAACAG GAATATACGCCTGTTCCCAGTGTGCGCATCCTTTGTTTAATAGTAGATCTAAATATGCCCACTCTTCACCATGGCCTGCCTTCACAGAAACAATCCGCGAAGACAGTGTGACTAAACACATGGAGAGTCTCACAGCCTTCAAG GTTCTGTGTGGCAAGTGTGGGAATGGACTAGGCCATGAATTTGTCGGTGATGGGCCGGAGGATGGCGCGTCACGGTTCTGAATATTCAGCCACTCGCTGAAGTTCGTCCCTAAAG aCAAGGTTGACGGACAGTAA
- the zdhhc4 gene encoding palmitoyltransferase ZDHHC4, which translates to MDFLTLFGVYVVVVLTCIVLVCKYAGQEQTPWGRYYNSVTTVVSPCVPLWLKRLFSKALHKLFHERNNAFIYTHLLLEGAVYAEYSYEVFGHCKEMDTTLTNLYIPYVLLVLHLYLFYLCCSRDPGTVTKAKHATQVKVYPYDGELFHPGEMCPTCNLVKPARSKHCRVCNRCVQRFDHHCVWVNNCIGAQNTRYFLMYLLSVCAMAGDMAILTVDLLLNVVARTGIMYAHYVDAQGQQQPTGMAFVVQHLFLTFPRIVFMLGFLIFVFFLLAGYVMFHLFLTLGNHTSNEWVKARGRGCQHCHPHSGHRCHSSFNPLRGFYSRGLLKNLREIFVPLKPLKKKKQK; encoded by the exons ATGGACTTCCTCACACTGTTTGGTGTTTACGTGGTAGTCGTGCTGACGTGCATTGTTCTTGTCTGCAAATATGCTGGTCAGGAGCAGACTCCTTGGGGACGCTACTACAACAGCGTGACAACT GTAGTCTCTCCATGTGTTCCACTATGGCTTAAAAGATTATTCAGTAAAGCCCTCCACAAGCTTTTTCATGAAAG GAacaatgcatttatttacacGCATCTCCTGCTGGAAGGTGCAGTGTATGCAGAATACTCCTATGAGGTGTTTGGCCACTGCAAGGAGATGGACACTACTCTGACAAACCTGTATATCCCTTATGTACTGTTAGTGTTACACCTCTATCTTTTCTACCTCTGCTGTAGTCGAGACCCTG gCACAGTGACAAAGGCTAAGCATGCTACCCAAGTGAAGGTGTATCCATATGATGGGGAGCTCTTTCACCCGGGAGAGATGTGTCCTACATGTAACTTGGTGAAACCAGCCAGGTCGAAACATTGCA gGGTGTGCAACAGGTGTGTGCAGCGGTTTGACCATCACTGCGTGTGGGTGAACAACTGCATTGGGGCTCAGAACACCCGCTACTTCCTGATGTACCTGCTGAGCGTGTGCGCCATGGCCGGGGACATGGCCATACTGACGGTGGACCTGCTGCTGAACGTGGTGGCCAGGACAGGCATCATGTATGCACACTACGTTGACGCCCAGGGTCAGCAGCAGCCCACAGGCATGGCCTTTGTTGTTCAG CATCTCTTCCTGACGTTTCCCAGGATTGTGTTCATGCTGGGCTTCCTCATCTTTGTTTTCTTCCTGTTGGCGGGCTACGTCATGTTCCACCTGTTCCTGACGCTGGGGAACCATACCTCCAATGAGTGGGTCAAGGCGAGGGGCCGCGGCTGTCAGCACTGCCACCCGCACTCAGGCCACCGCTGCCACTCGTCTTTCAACCCACTCAGAGGGTTCTACAGCAGGGGGCTGCTCAAAAACCTGAGGGAAATCTTTGTCCCCCTGAAACCTcttaagaagaagaaacagaaatag
- the meiob gene encoding meiosis-specific with OB domain-containing protein, which translates to MSFNASIRNFVPISELNPNTTQARIVGVVIGKTDARGFPDKKNFGSERFTFSFTLKDSPDHFINVSSWGSEEYINGLCGSFRTGDCVVMENPLVAPKDPEKEERYCPSTPSFYRLLMTETHSVIRLCADVEEENRLLPLLHMPVKDPRDFYTLGDINANGQNLDGSVINILSAVRSVGEQKFFTTSDGRKGQRIEIKLFDDTVTSFPLVCWDRETIQLVQSLTPKETVLFIADARVKFDSFRNTMTATATSKTIITINPDTPEANQLFNLAKDFSESGALDETDNQSGENIPLDTITDVLTVSQLRSKTQDTLDVFYAITYAFISAFPLDTPSKVVRNRCARCKLPVAEDVMVCSSFSCAGQDQELEMVSGFDILMDISDHTGTLQSCFLSATVAEKTLGCTAEEYVNLSEGAQTALKWRFLLERCKIYLKVLPAPKVRSGWRATILSCTLADSVEVKQSLETEPQ; encoded by the exons ATGTCATTTAACGCATCAATTAGGAACTTTGTACCCATATCAGAATTAAACCCAAACACTACACAGGCG AGGATAGTTGGAGTGGTCATTGGGAAAACAGATGCAAGAGGATTTCCTGACAAGAAAA ATTTTGGCAGCGAGAGGTTCACCTTCAGCTTTACATTAAAAGATTCCCCCGACCACTTCATTAATGTATCCTCATGGGGCAGCGAAGAGTACATCAACGGGCTCTGTGGCAGCTTCAGAACAGGAGATTGTG TTGTTATGGAAAATCCACTAGTCGCACCCAAAGACCCTGAAAAGGAGGAACGATATTGTCCCTCAACTCCAAG TTTCTACAGGTTGTTGATGACTGAAACTCACTCTGTGATAAGACTGTGTGCAGATGTGGAGGAGGAAAACAgacttcttcccctcctccacatGCCAGTCAAAGACCCACGAGACTTCTACACCTTGGGAGACATCAATGCCAATGGTCAAAACCTAGACGGGAGTGTGATCAACATTCTGTCTGCGGTCAGATCC GTTGGAGAGCAGAAGTTCTTCACCACCTCAGATGGGCGTAAAGGGCAGCGCATTGAAATAAAGCTCTTTGATGACACAGTGACCTCCTTTCCTCTAGTTTG CTGGGATCGCGAGACTATTCAACTTGTGCAGTCACTGACACCAAAAGAGACAG tgtTGTTCATCGCCGATGCCCGTGTGAAATTTGATAGCTTTCGTAACACCATGACTGCTACTGCTACATCTAAAACAATCATCACCATCAATCCTG ACACTCCAGAGGCCAACCAGCTCTTCAATTTGGCTAAGGACTTCTCTGAATCAGGAGCCCTTGACGAGACAGACAATCAGTCAGGAGAGAACATTCCAT TGGACACCATCACTGATGTACTGACCGTGAGCCAGCTGAGGAGCAAAACCCAAGACACTCTTGATGTGTTTTATGCCATCACATATGCCTTCATCTCTGCATTTCCTCTGGACACCCCCTCCAAGGTGGTCAGGAACAGATG TGCCAGATGTAAATTGCCAGTGGCTGAAGATGTGATGGTGTGCAGCAGTTTCTCCTGTGCTGGTCAAGACCAGGAGCTGGAAATGGTGTCAGGCTTTGACATACTCATGGACATCAGCGATCATACAGGCACACTACAGTCCTGCTTCCTCTCTGCTACTGTGGCTGAGAAAACTCTAGGCTGCACT GCGGAGGAATATGTGAATCTCTCTGAAGGAGCACAGACAGCTTTGAAATGGAGATTTCTTCTGGAAAGATGCAAAATTTACCTGAAG GTCCTGCCTGCACCCAAAGTCAGGAGTGGTTGGAGAGCCACCATCCTGTCCTGCACACTCGCTGATTCTGTGGAAGTCAAGCAAAGTTTGGAGACAGAGCCTCAGTGA
- the LOC105910210 gene encoding glycerol-3-phosphate phosphatase: MAASKCTRLTGSLVKQLLDSVDSVLFDCDGVIWRGDQAIPGASDVINLLKKNGKRVFFVTNNSTKTRKMYADKLAMLGFNASEEEVFGTAYCSAMYLKTVPKIQGKVYLIGSNAMRQEIENVGIQTIGVGPDPISGAQTDWANVSLDPEVKAVVVGFDEHFSYMKLNKALQYLCNPSCLFVGTNTDTRLPLEGGKAVPGTGCLVRAVETAAQRPADVVGKPSNFMFDCVAKQFSLDPARSLMVGDRLDTDIMLGTNCGLKTLLTLTGVSTVAEAEDHLKSGCPNRTGMVPDYYVDTIAELLPALQG, from the exons ATGGCAGCGTCTAAATGTACGAGGTTAACTGGATCGCTAGTCAAGCAGTTGCTTGATTCAGTGGACAGTGTTCTGTTTGACTGCGATGGAGTTATATGGCGAGGTGATCAGGCCATTCCCGGTGCCTCTGATGTAATTAACCTATTAAAGAAAAACGGGAAGCGTGTCTTTTTTGTGACTAATAACAGCACAAAGACTCGGAAAATGTATGCTGACAAATTAGCCATGTTAGGGTTTAACGCATCCGAGGAGGAAGTATTTGGAACAGCCTACTGTTCTGCAATGTACCTCAAAACAGTGCCTAAAATACAAGGCAAAGTGTACCTGATTGGAAGCAATGCTATGAGGCAAGAGATAGAGAATGTTGGGATCCAGACCATCGGCGTTGGACCTGACCCCATCTCTGGTGCTCAGACCGACTGGGCCAATGTCTCACTGGACCCCGAGGTCAAAGCGGTGGTTGTTGGGTTTGATGAACACTTCAGCTACATGAAACTGAACAAAGCACTTCAGTACCTCTGCAATCCCAGCTGCCTGTTTGTTGGCACAAATACTGATACAAGACTTCCACTGGAAGGGGGGAAAGCTGTTCCAG GTACTGGCTGCCTTGTCAGAGCTGTGGAGACAGCAGCCCAACGCCCAGCCGATGTGGTGGGGAAGCCCAGCAACTTCATGTTTGACTGCGTGGCTAAGCAGTTCAGCCTGGACCCAGCTCGCTCCCTCATGGTGGGCGACCGACTGGACACGGACATCATGCTGGGCACCAACTGTGGGCTGAAGACCCTCCTGACCCTCACCGGGGTGTCCACCGTAGCCGAAGCCGAGGACCACCTGAAGAGTGGGTGCCCCAATCGCACCGGCATGGTGCCTGATTACTACGTCGACACCATTGCAGAGCTCCTTCCAGCGTTACAGGGGTGA
- the mlst8 gene encoding target of rapamycin complex subunit lst8 codes for MNVNQGTVGSDPVILATAGYDHTVRFWQAHSGICTRTVQHQDSQVNSLEVTPDRSMIAAAGYQHIRMYDLNSNNPNPVINYDGVSKNITSVGFHEDGRWMYTGGEDCMARIWDLRSRNLQCQRIFQVNAPINCVCLHPNQAELIVGDQSGVIHIWDLKTDHNEQLIPEPEVSINSVHIDPDASYMAAVNSSGNCYVWNLAGGMGDEVTQLIPKTKIPAHKRYSLRCKFSPDSTLLATCSADQTCKIWRTSNFSLMTELSIKSNNPGETSRGWMWDCAFSGDSQYIVTASSDNLARLWSVETGEIKREYSGHQKAVVCLAFNDSVLG; via the exons ATGAACGTTAACCAAGGTACAGTCGGGAGTGACCCGGTGATCCTAGCCACCGCTGGCTATGATCACACCGTTCGGTTCTGGCAAGCTCACAGTGGAATCTGCACCAGGACTGTACAGCATCAGGACTCG CAGGTGAATTCTCTTGAAGTAACACCTGACCGAAGCATGATCGCAGCAGCAG GTTATCAGCACATCCGCATGTATGACTTGAACTCTAACAATCCCAACCCTGTCATAAACTACGATGGTGTTAGTAAGAATATCACTTCAGTGGGCTTTCATGAGGATGGCCGCTGGATgtacacaggaggagaggactgTATGGCCCGCATTTGGGACCTGAG GTCAAGAAACCTTCAGTGCCAAAGAATCTTCCAAGTTAATGCACCCATCAACTGTGTGTGCTTACACCCAAACCAG GCTGAACTGATTGTGGGGGACCAAAGTGGTGTGATCCACATCTGGGATTTGAAGACGGATCACAATGAACAGCTCATACCTGAGCCTGAGGTGTCAATCAACTCTGTGCACATAGACCCCGACGCCAGCTATATGGCTGCAGTCAACAGCTCG GGGAACTGTTATGTGTGGAACCTAGCAGGGGGAATGGGGGACGAGGTGACGCAGCTCATTCCCAAGACCAAGATCCCAGCACACAAACGTTATTCCCTACGCTGCAAGTTCAGCCCTGACTCCAC CCTGCTGGCCACTTGCTCAGCCGACCAGACCTGCAAGATCTGGAGGACCTCCAACTTCTCCCTGATGACGGAGCTCAGCATCAAGAGCAATAACCCGGGAGAGACCTCTCGTGGCTGGATGTGGGACTGCGCCTTCTCTGGGGACTCGCAATACATCGTCACAG CGTCTTCTGACAACCTTGCACGCCTGTGGAGTGTGGAAACTGGAGAGATCAAGAGGGAGTACAGTGGTCATCAGAAAGCCGTCGTGTGTCTTGCCTTCAACGACAGTGTCCTTGGTTAA
- the bricd5 gene encoding BRICHOS domain-containing protein 5: protein MQVVRITAPDHSGTFFNQSALVDRHNNVITCSVTSQANHSSTVLFDMKHGLVCYKPDNQNTCFLRKMEGSDYDNVNSLLNVSLQQVNQFWLMGNETHRHSEYLGVIAGSQVDTSTLQKPIQDLCQQSSVYWTKRADGPGRQRLIYFCIDICFPSNICVSVCFYYLPE, encoded by the exons ATGCAGGTTGTCAGAATCACAGCTCCTGACCACTCTGGTACTTTCTTCAATCAATCTGCGTTGGTGGACAGACACAACAATGTGATCACCTGTTCAGTTACATCGCAAGCCAACCATTCCTCTACGGTGCTATTTGACATGAAGCAT GGATTGGTGTGCTACAAGCCAGACAACCAAAACACCTGCTTCCTGCGCAAAATGGAGGGGTCCGATTATGACAACGTGAACTCGTTATTGAACGTGTCCCTCCAGCAG GTTAACCAATTCTGGCTGATGGGGAacgagacacacagacactctgagTATTTGGGGGTTATCGCAGGCAGTCAAGTGGACACCTCAACCCTCCAAAAGCCCATTCAGGACCTCTGCCAGCAAAGTTCTGTATACTGGACCAAGAGAGCCGATG GTCCGGGGAGACAACGGCTCATTTACTTCTGTATAGACATTTGCTTTCCCAGcaacatctgtgtgtctgtatgcttcTACTATCTGCCCGAATGA
- the neurl2 gene encoding neuralized-like protein 2, giving the protein MAAVLDQFMEFHPIHGTNVQLDPTGTRATRVESFANGVCFSKNPLSPGEIFLVEIEEKELGWCGHLRVGLTAHDPRTLEPVPEYSIPDLVDLGNSWVFAITRNHNRVVEEEPSPADDLAGGHRLGRGEPEEERGNSRPKIFFTSPHLCIEKLYIPMDKLVGRSRPGRYSHILDDLYKYNALPPTARRSRIGVLYVPREPGFADMHMVINGEDMGPSAKRIPTSQPIYAVVDVFAATKCVRIVQVEYGFASLQTLCRKAIQKNIVHRMALDWLELPELLKNFCKYE; this is encoded by the exons ATGGCCGCTGTTTTGGATCAGTTTATGGAATTCCACCCCATCCATGGCACCAATGTGCAACTGGATCCCACTGGGACGAGAGCCACCCGGGTTGAAAGTTTTGCTAATGGGGTGTGCTTCAGCAAAAACCCCTTGAGTCCTGGAGAAATCTTCCTGGTGGAGATTGAGGAAAAGGAGCTGGGCTGGTGCGGCCATCTTCGCGTTGGACTTACAGCACATGACCCTCGGACCCTGGAACCGGTGCCGGAGTACTCCATTCCTGATCTGGTTGACTTGGGTAATAGCTGGGTGTTTGCCATCACTAGAAACCACAATAGAGTTGTTGAGGAGGAGCCATCGCCAGCGGACGACTTAGCAGGGGGCCACAGACTGGGGAGGGGCGAgccagaggaggaaagaggaaacaGCAGACCCAAGATATTTTTCACAAGCCCCCACCTGTGCATTGAAAAGTTGTACATCCCCATGGATAAACTAGTCGGGCGCAGTCGGCCAGGCAGGTACAGCCACATCTTGGACGACCTGTACAAGTACAATGCACTACCTCCCACGGCTCGCCGGAGCCGCATTGGAGTCCTTTACGTACCCAGAGAACCAGGTTTTGCTGACATGCACATGGTCATCAATGGTGAGGACATGGGGCCCTCAGCCAAAAGGATACCTACGAGTCAGCCAATCTATGCAGTTGTGGATGTGTTTGCTGCCACCAAGTGTGTCCGCATCGTCCAGGTGGAATATGGCT TTGCATCTTTGCAAACACTCTGTCGGAAGGCCATTCAGAAAAATATCGTTCACAGAATGGCTTTGGACTGGCTGGAACTTCCTGAGCTGCTTAAGAATTTCTGCAAGTATGAGTGA